In Poecile atricapillus isolate bPoeAtr1 chromosome 1, bPoeAtr1.hap1, whole genome shotgun sequence, the sequence catcaaaaaataattaatgacaGACTGTGAGAACTCACTTAGTGACACACATTGGTACAGTTAATCAGTCTTTGAGGTAGTCTAGTTCAGTTCAAGCAGTCAGTGATGGAAGGTGATCTTGCTCCAATAGATCTCCAAGGGACTCTGGATGCTGTGCCAGATTGTAGTAGTACTGAAAGAACTACTGGGTCAATGTGGTAAGTTTAACAAAAAGtaataaagcaaaaggaatGAGTAGGAGATCCTTGTACTTCTCAGGATGGGCAGTGTCCTTTACCCTCCTCttacaaaatgtttttcagttaTGCTTTgcctttattaattttttttttcgaGTTTCTGTCTTGTCACATTTCTTAAGCTATACACAAAGGCAGGCTGTAAGTAGGTTTAGATCTATTGTATCTTCTTTCCCACTGTGGTTGggttaaaatactgtttttcaaaatacacATTCTTTGTGcaaatgaaaagtatttttaagtgATTGAAATGAGGCCACTTTGAATTTAAAGCACTGGTACAAAGTACTTTTCTTGTTAAACAGGTGaagtttaatatatattaaaggAATGTTTAATGTTGAAATATATATGTTCTTTTTTGGATTGTATCTAGAGTGGGGGAGAGAATTGATGTTTTCATAGGTTTAACTCCTTTGTAAGGCAATACTTTACCTTTCAGTTCATGTCTTTTGTAATAtgagaaattttcttttaaccTTGTGTTGATATGgagaaaattcttttttttttttaaatttatttctaatgTTGACTGTTATTAAGCCATGTTTCTATTGTCTTTTTGTGAAAGTTACTAAAACTTTTCCTGCCTTGGTTTCAGGACTTATTTGGAGTGAGCATGGTTGTTCCTTTAATGAATCTTCATATCAAATCTCTAGGAGCAAGTCATACTGTGGCTGGAATCATAGGTGAGTTGCAGTACTTGATTTACGAAAGAGTAAGATAAGGCCTGGATTTTGCCTTACTGCAAACTGGACATTGTAGCATAATTCTTCCTTGCTAATAGCATAATAAAAAGTTTCCAAGTAAAACTGTAAGGGCAGCCATACTGTGTTAGACCCAGAGACCTGTCCAAACTCAGGCACTGACAGTAGCCAAAAACATGTGCTTGGGAAAGAGCACAATTGGAAAGAGCAAGGAAGTCTTGCAGAAGCATTTGTACAGCTACTTTTTCAGCATCCAAGAGTTCACAGCTTAGCAATTTAGGGAGCCAAAGGTGTTCCTTGTAgttttattgttatttacaCTTTGCAAACAGTacttctgcagctgcttctccaaAGCTTTCCAATGTCCATGATTGTTCCCAGTTTGATTAAAATCCTTACAGCTGTCTtggcaaaatatttattcacTTTTACGAGTGTTTACAAGTAAATTCTGAAGATTTGGAATTTTATCTTAAAGTATTTAATGCTAAGGTAAGTTCTGTGGCTTTAAAGTACCTTTTATGGTATTGTTTATGGTTTGGAGTGATACAATATATTCTTTATTCCCAGACATGGAAGCTGTTATTCAGTTTTTAttactttgcttttttatttaacaCTTTGTGTGAAATAATTCTGATACACTGAGTTGACAGTATTGCTTTAAGCAGCAGCTAGTCAGaaatatgttttcatttcaaCAGTCTGCTTTGATTTTTAACATTAGAAAAAAGATAGGTTTGAGGTGTATTCTTGTAAATGAAAGTCTGACAGATGtttctctctgcttctctttgTTCCTTCTTTTCTATCACTAAATGCTGCTAAACTCCTAGCCTCCAAAATGAGAAAGTAGGATCTGTGTTTTCTTCAGGGCTTAAGTGATGCCTTGTAGTAAACTGAAGCACCAAGTGGAAAGTCCTTTCCAGTAGGGAAATTCTCTCCTGATTTTCAGAAAGCAGTTATAAATGCCAAGCTCTGTTTTGTTCGGTACACCATACAAAGCAATATAATTTACACAGTGTTACAACTTTTCagcacttttttattttgttattctctgaaaatatttcctttattaaATGCTAAACTCCACCCTTGGTTTGTCTTGCTCCCTCTTCCCATTCTTCTAGTAAACTATTCTcataatttcccatttttcatcatttaaaattttgtaaagttttcattttaaaaaaaaaagcttaatttttaacactgctgttttgtttgttttaggaTCTCTCTATGGTGTAATGCAGCTATTTTCCAGCACATTTGTGGTGAGTTCTAACATTGCATTCCAGAGCATATTGATATTTCTGTGGATTgtaggggggaaaaagggtggggttaaaaatagcatttcttgacattttgaaaatgtataAAGTGTTCATGGAAGCATTTTCGTTGGAGGAACCAATTTTCAGTTTGTGTGAGAAACGGCGGTTTTGTTTATGGGGAATTGACAGGTTTTTCAGACCCAAACAGAATACAGTTTTTAGACAAAAACTGGAATACAGATTTGGGCTCAGATACAGTACTGAGTTACACAGGGCTGTCTCCTCTAGTGTTGGTGCTAGTAGAGCAGTAGCCTATCCAAAAAGCAGTCTGATGAGTCGTAAGTCTCATGACTCTCATGAGTCAGCCCTTCTGTGATCTGGTTTGCTTTCCCTTAATGAGCAGTGCCTTGTAATTCATTGTATGGTATAAATTAATCATTGCATCTTTgctgtttggttggttttctaTTAGCTATAGATTTTTTAATATCCTAATGTTACCCTGGCACTAGTTTTCTAGTTTTGAAGAGAACAGATTATGAGAAAGTTTCATAAAAGAACTGTTTCAGGGTTTGTTATGCAGGACACCTGGGATAATTTCCTGCTataattttgtggcattttcttCAAAGTGCAAAACCATTGTCTACTTTCTTAAAAAGATATTTCCTCTTGGGAATCAAGCTGATTTATAAACATGATAAATGCAAGTTTTCTGTTTGCCCTCTGCAAACTACTTCTTACCTGTCTGTGCTCAGATGACAAACTCTTCATAGCCAAGATTATTGCTTTTAGGACCTTAAACAATTGTCTAATACATAGCAGCCTTAGTGATGCAAGCAAATATTTGGGGTTGGTTATGGTAAGGCTGTTAGAAGGCTTCTACTGATAATGTTTTGTGGTATTTATTGCAGGACTGTCTTTTTAAAagggagatttttttattaaaaaaggcCCTATACACAACATTAAGTGGAATCACAGTTCTGGCAGGTAGACTGCCAGCCGGGCAGAACTGTGCTTGTGACTTCCAGATTTTGAGCACTTAGGAATGTTGTGTAATAAGATTATTAGGCTTTCATAGACAGTCCTTTGACCTCTTTTCTCAATTTAATGTAGATGTATTGATTGATCACTGCACATAGTTTACTATTATAAAAAGTTaatctttctttcctccttcgTGAAAGGGCTGCTGGAGTGATATAGTGGGAAGACGGTATTCCCTGCTTGCTTGTATTCTTCTCAGTGCACTGGGTTACTTCCTCCTTGGAAATTCCACCACAGTGTTCCTGTTTGCTATTTCTAGAGTCCCTGTAGGTATGTAAACGCTTGGCATTTTGCAGTTTAAATTCTGTGTAGTCTCAGCCTGAGAATTACTACGGGAGAAATCATGGTTAATGGATGGATGGCTGCATAGCATCATCACCCAGTAGCACCAACTGAAACTTACTGTTGGAAAAGTCTCTACAGAGTAAGAATtctcatgatttttttcctgaaaataatttgaaatgttGAGGTTTAACCCACCAGGCATCTAAATCCCACAAAGCTGCTCACTCTAGCACTGAAAAAATTTGTGATTAATGgaactttaaaaatagaaatcatACAATTTTGGACCATTGTTATTTGGACCATTGTTGTGGAGATAgcatctgtctttttttttggactgaaaaatacatgtttgttgatttgtttatattttgttGCAGGTATTTTCAAACACACACTTTCCATCTCTAAAGCCCTGTTGTCTGACCTGGTTTCAGAGAGGGATCGCCCTTTAGTAATGGGGCGCTTCAATGCAGCCTCCAGTGTGGGCTTCATCCTGGGACCTGTTGTTGGTGGCTACCTTGCAGAGTTCGAAGGTGGCTTTTACCAAACATCCTTCATCTGTGCCTCTATCTTCCTTCTGAATGGTGGTAAGTTGCATGTCACATTTTGCATCTTGGGTCTCTTCATTCTTCATTTTGTCCTTTTAAGCCATGTGTAATACCTTGAATTCAGTGTGTTTATCATCTATGGCATAAATACTTAGTATGCCAATACTACTGTTTGAATTTGAACTTGAGTGGAAGGATGGAAATTTTGAAACGGTTATCCTCCAAATGCTTCTCCTTTGTTTTGCATGTATCTCTTTTACATTCAGACACAAATAGGAGTTTTTGATGTGCGCAAAGACAAAGACTAGAAATCAGAATTTTGGCTTTAGCCATTAGATTTGTTTATATGGTGTGAGTGTGGCATTTCAgtgctttcttttcttgttttcactgCATTTAAAATTGAACCGATACTATGAATAACACTAGACTTAATATTTGCAAATTTTTTAAGGACAAGTATGTTGAAGTATCTTTTTTAAATTGTTACAATCAAACTAATGTCTTCCATGTAAAGTTGATGCAATTGAATGAAATCAACTAATTTCTTGATCTATATAGGTCTTGTCTGGATGTTACCCTGGAGTGAAGAAAACACTAGCAGTAGGGGCCATTACCAAGACAAAGGAACAAAAAGTTTGCCAGCAAAATCAAATCACGACCTTCACTTGAAATCAGCAACTAGTAGAGCTGTGACAAACAGTAGTTTTTTCCAGTCTCCATGGATCCAAGTTGCAACAGTGCTGAAGAAGATTAAAGGAATTGCGTGCTCTAATTTGTGGGATGTATTTTTAGTGCGGTTCCTGATGTCTGTTGCTATCCTGCTGTACTATAGTAATTTTACTCTGGCCTTGGAGGAGAGATTTGGGGTGAAACCTTTGTTTGCTGGATACCTAATGAGCTATAGCAGTGCACTTGGAGTCCTGGCTGGTTGTCTGCTTGGACCAATAACAAGACTCTATCATCACAACACTTACAGACTTTTGTTGCACTCCAGCACTTTTACCTGCGTGCTGATTCTCCTGTATGCTTCAGCACTGAGCATATGGATGGTCATTTTGTCCTCCACGTTCTTGGCCTTCTCCACTACTATAGGCCGTACCTGTATCATTGATCTGGAACTGACCGTTGGTGGGAACGAGGCCAGCGGTACACTGCTAGGTGTTGGACAGTCAGTGACATCAGTGGGACGTATTATTGCCCCACTCCTTTCTGGAATTGCTCAGGAGTTCAGTCCTTGTGGCCCTCCAAGTCTAGCTGTGGGACTAGCATTAGTTGCTATTGTGATAATgaatgcaaacaaacaaaaatactgtaGTCGTGGAAGTGTGAAGTTAAAAGATCAGTAGTCAAAATTTTGGATTGCACAGATGTATTTTCATCTGCCAGGCTTGTACAATAATTACATGATTTTTAAAGCACATCATGTTCCCACGTTAGCAagtttatatatgtatttctgCTGCAGGGATATTAAGTCTAGACAGATGTTATTCTAACAGGCACCACTAGGACATTTCTAAGAGGGGCAGATGTTGCTATATTGTACCAgttgtgatttttaaaatggatttttaacctttttggaggggaaaaaaagaatgtcAGGAAACGCACAAATCCTGCGTGTAGCTCATTTTTGAAACAGTGTTTAGATTGAAAGATGGTTAAAAAAGGGTAATCAAAGGTGAATTTTTGTTATGTAATCAGAAGGAGAATTTGCGCTGTGTTTGGCCTTAATTTCTTATGCTGTGGtctgttttcttttgccttttgtgACAGTAGTTTATATAATAGTATGTTTGCTTATGTGATTTTTGTATAGCAGTGTAGcatattttttccacaaaacTTTCTGCAGACCATGGTTAGGCACCTTGGGGTAATCATGCAAACCCTGCTGATTCCTGGTCTTTCCCAAGTAACAGAATTGGGTATGTGCTAACTTCATGTACTAGAAAACCTAATCTGAGATTAATACAAGACCATTCAGACTGATACTGAGGCTGAATTTAAGTTTTATCAAAATTTGAACTGGTGGCTTCTGTTTAGTAATAGTTTCTACTGAGGAACTATGtcataatttctttatttatatttcctgTGCAACTTTCTACCctcattttaagaaaaatttccttCTTAATTCTCTCAAATGACTGTAAAAAGTGTAAAGGAGCATCTAGCAGTAGTTCAAGGAACTGGATTAATGCATACTGTCTCATCTCAGGCATAAATCACACTTTGGTGACAAGAGAAATACGGGTTTGTTGGTGTTTTAGTCCTCATCTGTGTGCATGGCTTAGCTGAACAGAGTTGTAGCGTTCCTATGCTATTTACTGTTCAAGCTCATTACTTGCCAGTCAGCATTGTTTGTATTTCATATGAAACAtgggaaaaatgtattttgctctGATAATGTTCTCTATGATCTTCATTATATTACTTGATGAAGGTACAAAGTCAGCTATGTGAGTGTTTGGTTAGGGGGTTTTTGTACAATTTAGTTACCTCCTTGAACACATCAGTGCAAACACTCTTCCTGCTTCAGGTGAGTCATGAATggtcattttttattttcatttccttctttaCCTTTTTCGACTGCCTACTAGCATTCAAATACTTTTTGAAACCTCAGTGATTCCAGTGGCAGCACCATAGGAATTCATATATGGAACCTctgaattgttttaattttatttattgacATAATCAGTGTCTTATTCCTACTGTGATTTCAGTACATATCCTCAGAGTTTTTTATTACAGTATTATGTGTTTCATTTGTCCCTAGGAACTTGAGGCATTTTCAAGTCTCTTACCTTCTCTTGCCTTTCTTGGTAGATGCCCAAAACATTATTGCActaaatttcttattttctttctttccatcttttaggtttgtttgtttgtttgtttgttttcttgacCTAAAACCATGCTTCTGTAAGTAAGGGAATTCTGTTTTGCATCTTTAGCAAGGGGTTAAGGAAAAGGGTtgaaaaaaaagcttcaaaaatTAATATGTATGAGTGATTTAGTAATTTTTCCAATACCTGTTGGTTATATGATGTAACATAACATTTACCCTTCTAAACTGCCACACTGATTTAATCTTTGTGAACATCTATCCTAATACATACCCTACTGAATATTGGTTATAAAAGCCTCACAGTTGAGAAATCTGTGGAAGCCTGTGGTCTTGGGGACACATTGCAACACATTTTACAGAAGATTTTTACTTCTTGGAGGCCAAAATGATTCCTGAAGTGccacagaaacatttctgttcaGGTACAGAAAAATTgcactattttattttccttaaggACTAGAAATAAAGTGACATTCCACATACATCATTATGTCGCTgtggttttttccccatcttcctCTGCTGAAGCTACAACACAAAATATAAGTGTTCAAGGCAATATGAAGTGGatgctttactttttttcctcaagccgtggttaaaataatttgaacttACCTACATTTCTCATAAAGGGTGCAGGAACCAAGGATTCAACCAAGAAGTGGCTTGGCAGtgaatgaaaaagaagaaatcataTAAAATGGAGAATTCTGCAATTTTGAGATGAAGTCCTTAAAGCTAGTGTTCCTTGTGCCTGGAGACCACATTTGCACCCTTTGTGTTGCCTCTTAGTTGCTATAACCATGCAAGTTCAGAGAGTGAAGAGTCAATGACATTCCTGCAGATACAGAGATGTGATTCCCCCTTTTGAGGGAGGAGCAGTTGCAGCTAATTTTGGCTACAGTGTAGTGGGCAAACTACTGAATTACACAGCTGTTTCTTGAATCCGGTTGTAGTATCTTCTGTAGGAGACTGTAACAAACCAGATCTGAATATGGactaaaggaaaacaatttctgCCAGCAAACCACTGCAAATTaagatttttctcttgcttGCTGTTACTTTATTTTGGGTTGGTTTTCTTGGGCCTGTAGGAAGGGTtaggttttggtttggtttattgggtttttttagtctTTGCCCTTCAAAATTTTCCCTTTGGTAAGTGACTTCTCTGATGGTTTTGATCAGCTCATGTTGAAGAGGCTGTGTATACATACTGattttgttgcttttaaatGATGAAgctaagggattttttttcctgttgggGTAGGCTGTGTACTTCTGAAGAGATCCTTTATAAACATACCAGTTGTGGGGGGGTTGACCCTGGCTGCACACCAGGTACCCACCAAAGCCACACCCCTCTG encodes:
- the MFSD9 gene encoding major facilitator superfamily domain-containing protein 9, which gives rise to MAYLFPKPLGSTWLLLPSREPQAARGRVTNFFPYKHARGRKGKVLQRCVWEGGSRDPDGSAGSRTLPHLRPEKRTYEGYRAKRSTPEALPRRRRRRLSVSAAPRALRRPGAAALMEEEEDEGGGGRRVAGSPAASARFVRCLYAVGFLDLFGVSMVVPLMNLHIKSLGASHTVAGIIGSLYGVMQLFSSTFVGCWSDIVGRRYSLLACILLSALGYFLLGNSTTVFLFAISRVPVGIFKHTLSISKALLSDLVSERDRPLVMGRFNAASSVGFILGPVVGGYLAEFEGGFYQTSFICASIFLLNGGLVWMLPWSEENTSSRGHYQDKGTKSLPAKSNHDLHLKSATSRAVTNSSFFQSPWIQVATVLKKIKGIACSNLWDVFLVRFLMSVAILLYYSNFTLALEERFGVKPLFAGYLMSYSSALGVLAGCLLGPITRLYHHNTYRLLLHSSTFTCVLILLYASALSIWMVILSSTFLAFSTTIGRTCIIDLELTVGGNEASGTLLGVGQSVTSVGRIIAPLLSGIAQEFSPCGPPSLAVGLALVAIVIMNANKQKYCSRGSVKLKDQ